In one window of Gossypium arboreum isolate Shixiya-1 chromosome 4, ASM2569848v2, whole genome shotgun sequence DNA:
- the LOC108460552 gene encoding uncharacterized protein LOC108460552, translating to MDDVVPEADSLLHPINPKGDDEAGAKQHGEEKERANGSGFINHLISNLVTAGSDADEENQAKEAEKETMSAGAEAKNEEKGGGFFDQIISNLVSPLSPKAGSISAQGKAEAFGESGLRPEAEKGGGGGGGGMNKEEQTEDGGGIIDNIVSQLPTSLPDDAAPTSDEATILIHIVQD from the exons ATGGATGATGTTGTGCCTGAAGCTGATAGCTTGTTGCATCCCATTAATCCCAAGGGAGATGATGAAGCAGGAGCTAAACAACATGGGGAAGAGAAAGAGAGAGCTAATGGAAGTGGATTCATTAATCATCTCATCTCAAATTTGGTTACTGCAGGATCAGATGCTGATGAAGAGAACCAAGCTAAAGAAGCTGAGAAAGAGACCATGAGTGCAGGTGCAGAGGCCAAAAATGAAGAGAAGGGAGGTGGGTTTTTTGATCAAATCATTTCAAACTTGGTCAGTCCTTTAAGTCCCAAAGCTGGAAGCATCAGTGCTCAAGGAAAAGCTGAAGCTTTTGGTGAATCTGGTTTGAGACCAGAGGCAGAAAAGGGTGGTGGAGGAGGAGGAGGGGGTATGAACAAAGAGGAGCAAACAGAGGATGGAGGAGGTATCATTGATAACATTGTCTCGCAGTTGCCAACATCTCTTCCAG ATGATGCAGCACCCACCAGTGATGAAGCTACTATTCTGATTCACATCGTTCAAGATTAA
- the LOC108460993 gene encoding 40S ribosomal protein S4-like yields the protein MARGLKKHLKRLNAPRHWMLDKLGGAFAPKPSSGPHKSRECLPLILILRNRLKYALTYREVIAILMQRHVMVDGKVRTDKTYPAGFMDVVSIPKTNEDFRLLYDTKGRFRLHAISGDETKFKLCKVRSVQFGQKGIPYLNTYDGRTIRYPDPLIKANDTIKLDLESNKIVDFIKFDVGNVVMVTGGRNRGRVGVIKNREKHKGSFETIHVQDAAGHEFATRLGNVFTIGKGTKPWVSLPKGKGIKLSIIEEARKRLAAQNAA from the exons ATG GCTAGAGGGTTGAAGAAACATTTGAAGAGGCTCAATGCCCCCAGGCATTGGATGCTTGACAAGCTTGGTGGTGCTTTT GCACCCAAGCCATCGTCTGGTCCCCACAAGTCCAGGGAATGCTTGCCATTGATCCTTATTTTGCGAAACCGTTTGAAGTATGCTCTCACCTATAGAGAAGTCATTGCTATTCTCATGCAGAGGCATGTTATGGTTGATGGGAAGGTTAGGACGGATAAGACCTATCCAGCTGGTTTCATGG ATGTTGTGTCCATTCCTAAAACAAATGAGGACTTCCGTCTACTTTATGACACCAAAGGGCGATTTCGTCTCCATGCCATCAGTGGCGATGAAACCAAG TTCAAGCTTTGCAAGGTTCGATCTGTCCAGTTTGGCCAGAAAGGTATTCCATACTTGAATACATACGATGGTCGTACTATCCGTTACCCTGATCCTTTGATCAAGGCTAATGACACCATCAAGCTAGACCTTGAAAGCAACAAAATTGTTGATTTCATCAAGTTTGATGTTGGGAATGTTGTCATGGTCACTGGAGGGAGAAACAGAGGGCGAGTTGGAGTAATTAAGAACAGGGAGAAGCATAAGGGCAGCTTTGAGACAATCCATGTTCAAGATGCTGCTGGGCATGAGTTTGCAACTCGTCTCGGCAATGTCTTCACCATCGGAAAAGGAACAAAGCCATGGGTGTCCCTTCCTAAGGGTAAGGGTATCAAGTTATCCATCATTGAGGAAGCTAGGAAGAGGCTTGCTGCCCAAAATGCTGCCTAA